The window agagagttctggccatcacatttaaagggacagcacactttttaaaatgtcttccttccataggaaataatgaaggataagggtgccttcttttggggctcaaagaattggaccccctggtccaatctttttgaaacttggggggtattttggggagaggtactagatgctaatGAAAAATTGgtgtttctaccccaaaaaacagctcccccagagctccagatacccgtggatcaagtctccatgattttctatgggaataaatctccataggggaaTAAGTTCCcagaaggcatttccctccctccccctcccccccccactttctgatgaccctgaagcggtgggagggcctccaaaccgggggatcccctgcccccacctggggattggcaaccctagacttacCTTGTCTGAGGTTGCTGGACTTCAGAGGGGAAACTCCTATTGGGCTGGCTCATTTCGTATTCCCACCTTTTCCCAAAAGGTGTCAGCTGACGCAGGCAAAAGATTCTTTTGATTCCATAACCGgttagaccaggagtgtcaaactaatttgtgatgagggccagatctgacataaatgagaccttgttgggccgggccatgtagggGTGGGCCAAGTCatttcaggccaggccatgtgttttAAGATTTaggtatttaagattaggtagcagagatataaattttatacagaaaaacacaaatatatatattttaaaactcaaaacatgcttaaaacgctagccctcattggtcttaaagatgctttctttgtatttctcccatgggaaccagggaactgggcaaaggaagctctggctctttcctttcttccccaggggattgcagggggggggagcctcagccaatagaaggaagagagtcttggctcagtagctctgcggtgcaattgagagagtctggcaaaacaagctattcctcccccttccgCCCCaacagaggagcctcagccaatggagaaaatagaggttttgctctgtagctcctgtgcaatcgagcaagccttgcaaagcaagctgtaatgcagaaggaagcgagatatagggagaaggaagcagatgacagccagttgttcaggggcctgatagaaccctccgggagcctgattcagcccccaaactgcatgcttgacacccctgagttagacttTTGGACAGAGGAATAGTGACATCAGTTGCAGGACTCTTCTCTCCCAGGTAGGAGGATGATAATATaaggaacttcctgacagagcagttcctcagtggaatgggcttccttgggaggtggtgggctctcctcctttggaggtttttaagcagaggctagatggccatctgacagcaatgctggttctgtgaacttacgtagatcatgagaaggagggcaggaagggctgcatcagtgcttagttctcctggcctttccttcttacacgcccagggtaatgctgatggccagtttggggtcaggcagcaatttttttccaggccagtttgggcagggatcctggaggcttttgccatcttctgggcatggagcaggggtccttgagggtgtgtgaggggaggtatttgtgaatttcctgcattgtgcagggggttggactagatgaccctggaggtcccttccaactctatgatcctgtcACTGCCTCTTAAAAAACAGTAGGATTCAGGGCTACCTGTCCAGGTAAGGGGAGGGATCCTATGGGCGCTACCCACTTCATTTGAATATATGCCTATTCCATATTGCTCTGCTAAAATGTCAAGCCCCAGTTACAATTCGTTTGGCCACATGAGAGAGCTGcctgagagccaatgtggtgtatgGGTTACAAGAAGcccctgaattcagcaggagctcaccggagcgcagctcctgaacctttctgatgccccccactcctccccacctaccttgtccatttagtagtaggtgcagctgcataataatccctggattagaagagtgggcgggcagccagccaccaggagctttgccacacccccagcaaccctcattagcccctggagaagcccgtgccacccttcctccacttcttatTGATTTTGGGTGgtagatggcttgctggccttttgactgggagatTGGGcagggagagccccaggtgagcgaggcctgcttggactgggctggatctctagctagcccaagcaggcctcgctcacccagggctctcctttcttgtgtcgggttgctttggctggtgggggggcaggcggcatatgctaatgagttatgctaatgagctctaccacctatttttctataaaacgacccctggttttgagtgttggactagtatctgggaggccCATGTTTGAATCCCTGCATATGCCATGGATGACCCTGGGCCAGCCACACCTTCTCAGACTAATCTCCaccctcacagagctgttgccAGGATACAGTAGAGGAGAGGAGAGCCATGGAAGCTGCTTGGGAtccttccttgggagatggaTGAGGTAGACGtgtagtaaaataaataaatacatgtatgagGAGGCAGATAGCTGCAGAAGTAACCACAAGGTGAATTTCCctcccccggggggggggctcctttccaCACAGATATGCAAGCTATTTGGATGCTTAactcggggagggatggtggctcagtggtagagcatctgcttggtaagcaggtcccaggttcaatccccggcacccccaactaaaaagagtccaggcagataggtgtgaaaaacctcaacctgagaccctggagagccactgccagtctgagtagacagggtctgattcagtataggaaaggaaaggttccctgtgcaagcaccagtcatttccgactctggggtgacatcgcagactttttacggggtggtttgccattgccttccccagtcatctacactttctctccagtaagctgggtactaattttaccaacctcagaaggatggaagggtgaggcaacctggagccagctacctcaaaacccagtaaaaggcagcttcatatgttcatgcatataatacgtgtgtgtatgtgttcatATATGACTGGGTTTCCTTTTCTGTAGGACTTGCCGAAGTGTCCTTTGGTGCgtgctcttcctcctccaccgcAGCAGAGGACAAGGCCTTCCACGCTGGCTACTCGTACTGTGCCTCTCTCGCTCGAGCGTTCCTCTTCTCTGAAACAGGGCAGCAGCCAGAACCTCTCCATGCATCAGCCTTAGCATCCAGCGCCAGTCGTGAGACCACCCCTCCGGCACCCTCAAAGCCAGAAGAGATCTCCCAAGGGATTGAAGACACTCTGGGTTCGGCTGGCCTCAGATGTTTGGCAAGGTCTGTCTGGCCCTCGATTCCAAACACAGCCAGGCCTCAATTCTTCTGGAGACCTTGGTCCACCTAATGCTTTAAATggcggcgggggtgggtgggtgttgttACAGAAAACATCCTCTGGGAGATTTTTGGatctggagcttggggaggggagggaaaggacctaagcaggttataatgccatagagtccaacctccaacgCAGCCATTTTCCAGGGAACTGACCTTGGTCATCTTCTTGACAACCCTTCCTGAGTATTTATTTAGCACTGAGAAAATATTTTTGGGGAAGTGTGTGTGTTGGTGTCTGTTCATGTTGGTGTGTGAAGGAatatgtttggttttttttaaaagaacaattctgctactcctctcctccctcctctctcaaGGTCCTTTCCCCGCTGTGCGCATAAGCagctttctccacatttccttGCCTGGTTCTGTTTCACACTCTACTTCCTATCGCTTGCAGGTTTTGAAGTGTTGacagagatggggggagggaaagattgTAAATAAATTCTTCAACCTCATGTGTGAGCATTTTCAGTGTTCGGTCTTTTCCGCAGTGTGGTCACAGAACACCCAAATGAACAGAAGTGCAAGAATGTTCATTTCTTGAACATGTCACCTCAGAGCAGTGAGAGAATTTGTTtaggagggtagccatgttggtctggagtAACTTAGTAACCAACAGACTGTCCAATTAAGGGAAGCCAGtctggtgtattggttaagtgtgcagactcttatctgggagaaccgggtttgattcctcactcctccacttgcagctgctggaatggccttgggtcagccatagctctcacagaattgtccttgaaagggcactgcggcaagagctctctcagcctcacctacctcacagggtgtcagttgaaggtgggggaggggaaggtgaaggagattgtgactgctctgagactctgagattcagaatacagggtgggatataaatccaatatcttcttttggggagggatggtggctcagtggtagagcatctgcttggtaagcagaaggtcccaggctcaatccccagcttctccaactaaaaaggcaaacagacatgaaaaacctcagcttgcaaccctggagagccactgccagtctgagtggacaatactgactttgatggaccgagggtctgattcagtatatggctgCTTCAGATGTTCAATTAGTGCTTTGTGTTTCCTGACTGTCCACATTTCCATCCTGCCTGAAATGAAGTGTTTGTCTCCCCTCACAGAAAGTCTGCCAGGTTCCTAGTGAAGGGACAACCTGCACGTCTCACAGACAACCTGCTGAGGGATTAGGCTAGACTTGCCAgctacaggttgggaaatacctggatatttttggagtggagcctgaggagggtaggacttggggaggggtgggactgcaatagggtataatgccacagattccgccttccaaagcagccattttcttcaggtgaactgatctctgccacctgaagatcaactgtaatcccaggagacctccagccatttcCTTAAGATTGGCAACCCGAGATCAGGCTAAGGTTGTCCATTTTGATGGAGTGAGCACCTAAAACATGActtgttcccagggctttttttgtagcaggaactcctttgcatattaggccacacacccctgatagagccagtttggtgtagtggttaagtgtgcgggctcttatctgggagaaccgggtttgattccccactcctccacttgcacctgctggaatggccttgggtcagccatagctctggcagaggttgtccttgaaagggcagctgctgtgagagccctctccagccccacccacctcacagggtgtctgttgtgggggaggaaggtaaaggagattgtgagccgctctgagactcttcggagtggagggcgggatataaatccaatatcatcttcttcttcaatcctccaagagcttacagggctcttcttactgaaagaacttggaggattggctacatcaaggggaggggtagtctaatatgcaaaggagttcctgctacaagaaaagcctttCAAATTGCTCCTGTCCCTGTTTTGATAGCTCTGCTTCAGACTGGgagtgggagaggggaggggtggctgctTTGTTTTATTTCTCTGCAATTGTGATTGCGTTTTAATTTTGTAGGGTTGCTTTGGATTAAATTTTGTTAGCTGCCGTATGGCTTTTTTTCCTCCCAGACCAAAAGGTGAGAAATAAATAGCCAGTCTGTCTTTATTGCATCAGCAAAAAAGCTGTAGCAATGAAGATTCCATCAAGATAAAAATGAGGAATTTCCAAACATTTTCATAGGAAAAATTAACTGTAAATATTCCTGTCCTGAGAAATGCTTACCTCATGAAATTTCTTTTCAGCTAactgaatgcatttaaactttGCCACACACTGTCATCTTGAAGTGGCGTTCCATAACCTAATTTGGCCTTAACAGTTGCGTTCAAGACACAAcagtcttaatttttaaaaaaaggcaaaaaaagcaATTTCTACACGCACCCACAAGCACAGTCCCTTTCTTTATGAAACCTCTCTAACATTCAGTTCCAGTCTAGCCTAAGTCCATTTCCAAACCTTCTGACACCTTCAAGCTGAATACCTCTGAACATGCACAGAATACCTTTCCTTTCAGAGAACAGAGCATGTGAAGAATAGAGACATGAACGAGAAGGgacataaaaacagaagaactGGGGAGGGCACTTTTCCCTCAAAGTCTTCTTACAGTTTTCCTCATGAAAGAACTGGAAATCTGGGGGGAGTACTGAAGAAAAGTCTATGAAATGTTTTCTCTTTTAAActgagtgaaatgcttttaaaggcAAGATGAGCATGCTGTGGACATATGCAGCTTTTAAATccaagggctgttttgtagaaaaataggtggtggagctcattagcatatgccaccaccaccaccaccccctgcagcccaaagcaagaaaggagttctgggtgagcgaggcctgcttgggctggctagaaatccagccagcccaagcaggcctcgctcgcctggggttctcctgtgccgccccccccccaatcaaaaggccagcaagccacttgctGCCCAAAATAATATAAGTGAAGAAAGGGTAATGTGGGGTTCtccggggttaatgagggctgctgggggcgtggcaaaactgctggtggctggctggctgcctgctctcctcatccagggactgttatgcagctcaccctcattcaatggacaaggtaggtagagaggaagagggggaaccctcagaaaggttcaggagctgtactcctgtgagctcctgctgaatctaaggcctgtTTAAATCCAACGTGCAGGAGGGGAGCATGCAGGGCTTCCGTTGCTTAATTGACAAATGCCTTCCATTGTCCTTTGGACCTGACTCTTCAACTTGTGCTTGATATTTTCATCTCTCTCTCAACCCATTGTGACATACCCCCCCACAGACTATGGTTGACAGGTCCCCCCCATGGCCACCAGAGGGGGATAGCGGGGTAGGGTTGGCTGTTCCCggctgggaatttcctggagatttgggaatacagcctgaggaggacagggatctccatagggaacagagtccaccctccaaagcatccatgttctccaggggagttcaatcccagcagaagctggttcaggtagctggctccaggttgactcagccttccatccttcagagtaaaatgaggacccagcttgctgggggggggggggggggagcgtagatgactggggaaggcaatggcaaaccaccccgtaaaaagtctgccgtgaaaacgttgtgaaaccccagagtcggaaacaacgggtgcttgcacaggggactacctttacctcgtagctttaatgccagtagctcaccaagtagaacttttgcttacaagattctgcagcttagagggaacattgccctggACTACTTCAAATTCAAAGCTTCTTCACCCTGctacgccacccccccccccctgctgccaccccccTTTTTACTGCCTACATAAAATGAATGCAACATGATGAAGAGTCACACGTTGCACCAGAAGACAATGGCTGCTAGTCCACCCAAGTTTTTTGCTGGAACAAAAGCTGACCTTTATTAAGGGATtcaataaaacaaaaagaaatcttGGCCACCCCTCGGAAGTCTCCAGCCTCATCAATTCTTCGCAATGAACCACGCGAGGATTAACCCGCGGGACCCGAAAAGCAGCGGAAGAGGCTGGGGAAGCAGGGCGGAAACGCTTCTCCTGGCAACGGAAGTGGGCTCAGTAGTGGCGGAAATGAAGGCTAAGGGGCGGGGCGAAGGAGGCTACAACCCGGGCGCTTGCTTGGTACCCAAAATGGCGGCGGGGATGTACCTGGAGCATTACCTGGACAGTAAGACGCGGCGCGGGATTCTGGGGattgcggggaggggaaagatCTGCAAAAGCCAGCACTCGCCTTTGTCTGGCGTttccggggagggggggacacaGGTGGAAAGCATGTTTTGCTTATTCGTAGATCAGATTTCACACGTTACGAAGGAGGGAAACTCGGGTTTGGTCCCGGCTGCTTACGTAATGTGGACCTGCAGCCAATCAGGGTTGCCTGACGGGAGCCTCTGTGTGAGACACGCGTTTGTAGGCTGTTGCGTGTCACACATCCACACCTTTTGTTTCCAGGGTGCCCTTAAAAATGTGAAAGGTTTTGGGGGCGTTTCCTGCGGGTAAATCGATCCCTGGCTTTCTTtggaaggaggcagggaaggggaaggaagtggCTTTACAAAGGTGCCGTCTGAcagtggtttttaaaatgtgaatatgtttttaaaatgacatttttgAGGGGCGTGAAAAGCTCTGCAGGTCCTCTGCAGATCAAGTGTCCTGATAgctttaaatagggttgccagctcagggttgggaaatacctggagatgggaCAGTGGAATCTGGGAAGAGGGGAGtttgagaggggagggacctcagcaggatataatgccatggagcccaccctccaaagcagccattttcttaaaTCAACTGGATTGTCTtgagcaggggtccccaggccatggaccagtactggtccgtggcctgttagcaaccaggccgtgagttgcataattatttcattatatattaaaaaggtaaaggtaatcccctgtgcaagcaccagtcgtttctgactctggggtgacttgctttcacaacgttttcacggcagactttttacggggtggtttgccgttgacctccctagtcatctacactttcctcccagcaagctgggtactcatttgaccgacctcgaaaggatggaagggctgagtcaacctcgagccagctacctgaaaacccagcttctgctgggatcgaactcaggttgtgaacagagcttagggctgcagtactgcagctttaccactctgtgccacggggctcttccattatatattacaatgcagtagtagtaataataataataataagacggatttatatcctgccctccactccgaatttcagagtcgcagagcggctcacaatctccttaacttcctctcccacaacagacgtggttgaggctgagagagctctccccagaagctgttctttcaaggacaactctgtgagagctgtggctgacccaaggccattctagcagcagtaagtggaggaatgggaaatcaaacctggttctcccagataagagtccacacacttaaccaccactccaaactaatagaaatgaagtgcacaattgtattatcccaAAACTATCCCCCCACACCACCCTCGTCCCTGGAAaagttgtcttccacaaaaccggtccctagtgccaaaaaggttagggacccctgatctagagatgAATTGTAATACTGTTAGACTTCCAgataccacttggaggttggcagctgtaGCATTAAGGTATGTCTTAATGAGGAAGAAAGGTTAAGGTGGGTAGCCAGATTGCTCTGAACCAGCAAAACAGAGTTTGGGTCCAGTGACATTTTGAAGACCAACAGAGAGTTATTCTTTTGTGTCCACTCAAACTACTTCAGGTTCATTGTTTCTGAAGAATGTGTGGGAAGAAGTCTGCCTGCACACAGaaacttggttagtcttaaaaggtgctactgaatcCAAACTTTGTTAATGAAGAAGAAATCATCCTCCAGAGCAGACTAGAGTCAACAGGTTGAAATTTTATTTGGCTAAACAAATTAGATGATcagagtggaacaggcttcctcaggaggtggtgagctctccttctttggagatttttaagcagagcctagacggccatctgacagcaatgctgattctgttaacttaggcagatcatgggaaggagggcaggaagggctgcatcagtgcttagatcttgtggccctttcttacacacccagggaaatgctgatcgccattTTGGTGtcagaaaacaatttttccaggccagaaatcctggaggtttttttcacCATCTGGGGGCATGGAGCAGTGGTCACTTGAGCTGCAGGGGGGAAGgagttgtaaatttcctgcactgtgcagggcagaagtggtcaaactgcagctcaggaaccatgtgtggctttttcacacatattgtgtggctcttgaagccccaccaccccactggctggcttggagaaagcgtttgtctcttttaatcactttTCCGAGCCAAGGTAGCAGgttagttaaagttgcttttttttccacctctc is drawn from Heteronotia binoei isolate CCM8104 ecotype False Entrance Well chromosome 4, APGP_CSIRO_Hbin_v1, whole genome shotgun sequence and contains these coding sequences:
- the LOC132570048 gene encoding transcription factor HES-7.1-like, with the translated sequence MSLRRAQCKASVTGTQVLRGYGWRRPQLEPSKRLVYKKIIKPLMEKRRWDRIAQCLRQLKTLLVDDPGQSHKRLPNSRMDKAAVLEMTVQRIQTLQLAGLAEVSFGACSSSSTAAEDKAFHAGYSYCASLARAFLFSETGQQPEPLHASALASSASRETTPPAPSKPEEISQGIEDTLGSAGLRCLARSVWPSIPNTARPQFFWRPWST